In Roseimicrobium gellanilyticum, one genomic interval encodes:
- a CDS encoding secretin N-terminal domain-containing protein codes for MHCLSPFPAAIRPRSLSLSLLLLMGTLACSSSGMLHAQIRGGTTLKPDTATSPREFRPLANMPAEQRAPMDPVVAQAAPQPQQQPTSPTQPAPGGPGGFPGGPGGGFGRGGFGRGGASSSTEELFRIDGDKVSLQFPNNTITDILGIYERLTNKTLVKDTTIFEGQTISLVTPVPVDKAEAIKLIEAALLTNGYAIVADPDGKSSRILSTRTTTATSGAQFSQGVKFYQSANDLPDNETIVSYFMGLTNLDPTEAATMLGGHVGLNPYGRITPVVSPPGLLITENANIVKQLVAIREVIDTPGAASSLVTKFVLLKYADAATVAQIVQATLNAQAQDKEAKGITTIRGQGTSGGGGGDNRQQQQQQQSSNNNNNNQQGGNRRIQATSQVIADTRLNQVLVVAEPDEYAYVVSLIAEFDKPVDVPAAYERKLKNVFSVDVLSVLADMLREPVGGTAQLPGGGSVSGQNQQQLITSSNQFLTGTTGAQQRGGTFNASAASTATTGTTGGVTSRPDLLLESEEQTAPVSVLINKTRLIADPLANSIIVIGPKENQDKVDMLLDKLDRKAPQVYLATVIGQLTLGDGYQFGINYLQRFTESGNGGVASALITRDDIITNNNVSDMTTNLITSAIANTNGFNLYGQIGESVDVFVSALETTNDFKVLSRPSVFAQNNRRAMITSGQQIPVPESTLTNASSQNQNNQGNVTTTITYKDVVLKLEVIPLINPDGDVTLRIAQVNDTVIGNQIVADNTVPIIGTEQLTTTVTVPTGNTIVIGGLISEQFKTDTQGIPVISRIPGIGRLFKEDVTSKQRKELIVFIQPVVVTDDFAVRKASKQEDLRTKAGESAYHAFPQTVVPKAVPVTDPDPPVKRKWYEIFKKTEGIPSSPPPPRNGTTTTTETRTYFPRAK; via the coding sequence ATGCATTGTCTCTCCCCCTTCCCTGCAGCCATTCGTCCCCGCTCCCTCTCTCTGTCTCTACTCCTGCTGATGGGAACGCTGGCGTGTAGCAGCAGTGGCATGCTCCACGCGCAGATCCGCGGCGGCACCACCCTGAAACCTGACACCGCGACCAGCCCCCGTGAATTCCGCCCGCTGGCGAACATGCCAGCCGAGCAACGCGCGCCCATGGATCCCGTCGTGGCCCAGGCAGCGCCGCAACCTCAGCAGCAGCCCACCTCTCCCACCCAGCCGGCCCCAGGAGGTCCCGGTGGATTTCCCGGAGGTCCCGGCGGTGGCTTCGGCAGAGGCGGCTTCGGACGTGGCGGTGCCAGCAGCAGCACGGAAGAACTTTTCCGCATTGATGGGGACAAGGTTTCCCTGCAATTCCCCAACAACACCATCACGGACATCCTCGGCATCTACGAGCGCCTGACAAACAAGACGCTCGTGAAGGACACCACCATCTTCGAAGGGCAGACCATCAGCCTCGTCACGCCGGTGCCAGTGGACAAGGCAGAGGCCATCAAGCTCATCGAAGCCGCACTGCTCACGAACGGCTACGCCATCGTGGCGGACCCGGACGGCAAGAGCTCGCGCATTCTCTCCACACGCACGACGACTGCGACCAGCGGTGCGCAGTTTTCTCAAGGTGTGAAGTTCTACCAGAGCGCCAATGACCTGCCGGACAATGAAACGATCGTGAGCTACTTCATGGGCCTCACGAATCTGGACCCCACCGAGGCTGCCACCATGCTCGGCGGTCATGTGGGACTCAATCCGTATGGCCGCATCACGCCGGTGGTAAGCCCTCCCGGACTCCTCATCACGGAAAATGCCAACATTGTGAAACAGCTCGTGGCGATTCGTGAGGTCATCGATACGCCAGGAGCCGCCAGCTCACTGGTCACCAAGTTTGTGCTGCTCAAGTATGCAGACGCCGCGACCGTCGCACAGATCGTGCAGGCCACGCTGAATGCCCAGGCGCAGGATAAGGAAGCCAAAGGGATCACCACCATCCGCGGACAGGGAACCTCCGGCGGCGGTGGCGGAGACAACCGCCAGCAGCAGCAACAGCAGCAGTCCAGCAACAACAATAACAACAACCAGCAGGGTGGAAACCGCCGCATCCAGGCGACTTCACAGGTGATCGCGGATACCCGCCTCAATCAGGTGCTCGTGGTCGCAGAACCGGATGAGTACGCGTATGTGGTGAGCCTCATCGCGGAGTTCGACAAGCCGGTGGATGTGCCAGCCGCGTATGAGCGCAAGCTGAAGAACGTCTTCTCCGTGGATGTGCTCTCCGTGCTGGCAGACATGCTGCGCGAGCCCGTGGGCGGTACGGCGCAGCTTCCAGGCGGCGGCTCCGTTTCGGGACAGAACCAGCAGCAGCTCATCACCAGCAGCAATCAATTCCTCACCGGCACTACGGGAGCCCAGCAGCGCGGCGGCACCTTCAACGCAAGCGCAGCCAGCACCGCCACCACGGGCACGACGGGTGGAGTCACCTCCCGCCCCGACCTCCTGCTGGAGTCGGAAGAGCAAACCGCTCCGGTTTCCGTCCTGATCAACAAGACCCGCCTCATCGCGGATCCGCTGGCGAACAGCATCATCGTCATCGGGCCGAAGGAAAACCAGGACAAGGTGGACATGCTGCTCGACAAGCTCGACCGCAAGGCGCCGCAGGTCTATCTCGCCACGGTCATCGGCCAGCTCACCCTGGGTGATGGGTATCAGTTTGGCATCAACTACCTCCAGAGATTCACCGAGTCAGGCAATGGCGGCGTGGCCAGCGCGCTGATCACGCGTGATGACATCATCACGAACAACAATGTGTCCGATATGACGACGAACCTGATCACGTCGGCCATTGCCAACACGAACGGATTCAACCTCTACGGCCAGATCGGCGAGTCCGTCGATGTGTTCGTGTCCGCCCTGGAAACCACAAATGACTTCAAGGTACTCTCCCGTCCGAGTGTCTTCGCGCAGAACAATCGTCGTGCGATGATCACCAGCGGCCAGCAGATTCCCGTGCCTGAGTCCACACTGACAAACGCCTCGTCCCAGAACCAGAACAACCAGGGCAACGTGACCACCACCATCACCTACAAGGACGTGGTGCTGAAACTGGAAGTCATTCCGCTCATCAATCCGGATGGCGATGTCACCCTGCGCATTGCCCAGGTGAATGACACCGTGATCGGCAACCAGATCGTGGCGGACAATACCGTGCCCATCATCGGCACCGAACAGCTCACCACGACTGTGACCGTGCCCACGGGCAATACGATCGTGATCGGCGGCCTGATTTCCGAGCAATTCAAAACAGACACGCAGGGCATTCCGGTCATCAGCCGCATCCCCGGCATTGGCCGCCTCTTCAAGGAGGACGTCACCAGCAAGCAGCGCAAGGAACTGATCGTCTTCATCCAGCCCGTGGTGGTCACGGACGACTTCGCCGTGCGCAAGGCCAGCAAGCAGGAGGACCTTCGCACGAAGGCCGGCGAGAGCGCCTACCATGCCTTCCCACAGACCGTGGTGCCCAAGGCTGTGCCTGTCACCGACCCGGATCCTCCCGTGAAGCGCAAGTGGTACGAAATCTTCAAGAAGACCGAAGGCATCCCCAGCTCACCTCCACCGCCACGGAACGGAACGACGACCACCACGGAGACGCGGACTTACTTCCCGCGTGCGAAGTAG
- a CDS encoding VOC family protein, giving the protein MRLEHIDHVALRCASPEATKDWYVNTLGFEHVFPGQWSGNPIMLRLGSTYLTLFPQKEGAPPAANGQAWHLALRAATYADFREAQSELEGKGVSFQFQDHEISHSIYFFDPDGFLLEITTYDIVDGARESNPA; this is encoded by the coding sequence ATGCGACTGGAGCACATCGATCATGTCGCACTGCGGTGTGCTTCACCGGAAGCGACGAAGGATTGGTATGTGAACACGCTCGGATTCGAGCACGTGTTCCCGGGCCAGTGGTCCGGCAACCCCATCATGCTGCGTTTGGGTTCGACCTACCTGACGCTCTTTCCCCAGAAAGAGGGCGCGCCGCCCGCCGCGAATGGCCAGGCCTGGCACCTTGCCTTGCGGGCTGCGACTTATGCAGACTTCCGGGAGGCGCAGAGCGAGCTGGAAGGAAAGGGAGTCTCGTTCCAGTTTCAAGACCACGAGATCTCCCACTCGATCTACTTCTTTGATCCGGACGGGTTCCTGCTGGAGATCACCACGTATGATATCGTGGATGGTGCGAGGGAGTCGAATCCGGCCTAG
- a CDS encoding imm11 family protein yields the protein MYKLEMICDDPLYEGLALSLDLPSRLGQDSLVDDITPGVNISPETRLWSQPNLAPGWQPPRCDGAVRPENDYPCINLFLPAFSKRAYDALSDLLLPNGELLPLVTHAGSFFFFNVTTIVDALDLEASKCKFWCDPPTTAVNVYHFEFLPDRLKGLSIFRILELPSFTFVTETFVERVKAAGLQGFCFRKVSPIPPDEHWRKNELILR from the coding sequence GTGTACAAGCTTGAGATGATCTGCGACGATCCACTCTACGAAGGATTGGCGCTCAGCTTGGACCTTCCGTCCAGACTGGGACAAGACAGCCTGGTGGATGACATCACTCCCGGGGTGAACATCTCGCCAGAGACTCGACTCTGGTCGCAGCCGAACCTCGCTCCAGGATGGCAGCCACCGAGATGTGACGGAGCCGTCCGACCTGAAAACGACTACCCTTGCATCAATCTTTTCCTGCCGGCATTCAGCAAGAGAGCCTATGATGCCCTTTCCGATCTGCTCCTGCCGAACGGCGAGCTTTTGCCATTGGTCACCCATGCAGGAAGCTTCTTCTTCTTCAACGTGACGACCATTGTCGATGCGCTGGATTTGGAGGCCTCAAAGTGCAAATTCTGGTGCGATCCACCCACGACCGCGGTCAACGTTTATCATTTTGAGTTCCTGCCAGACCGCTTGAAGGGTTTGTCGATCTTTCGGATCCTGGAATTGCCAAGCTTCACGTTTGTGACCGAGACGTTTGTTGAACGAGTCAAGGCCGCGGGACTGCAGGGTTTCTGTTTCAGGAAGGTTTCGCCCATCCCGCCCGATGAGCATTGGCGAAAGAATGAACTCATCTTGCGGTGA
- a CDS encoding phospholipase D-like domain-containing protein, with product MSATKTPPRKRTKTATKSPSSPKFARPGEGRWSTIRWGKLSIRGWVELLLVFIAAICLYAILFVRRQHIEYRPAHTFSVQDPAFFSSAHAATNPVPIEGNRITLLHNGNGIFPVMLEAIRGAKKTVNFEAFLFHSGEIGNQFIEALVDRAKHGVEVRVLLDGIGSGTDLKNSDVQRLTDGGCKFAYYHPTRALRVDRLNRRTHRRVLVVDGKVAFTGGAGFADEWRGDGAKPENWREVHAKLEGPMVAQLQSAFQQHWLSETGEMLSGAGHFPLLEKAGDLKTQVTTSDEFTVAALPLIQAVAIAAAEKTIYITNPYCTPTDEQVHLLGEAVKRGVDVKMILPGKHNDQPATKAAGRGSYGKLLEAGVKIYEFKPTMIHSKTMVVDGMFAMFGTSNLDARSSLINEEIDVSVYDASFGTEMDRVFREDLKNCQEYKLEDFKKRSLKERVTEWLVYPFHSQL from the coding sequence ATGTCGGCCACCAAGACACCGCCACGCAAGCGGACCAAGACCGCGACCAAATCACCTTCGTCCCCCAAGTTCGCCAGGCCTGGTGAGGGACGATGGTCGACCATCCGCTGGGGAAAGCTCTCCATCCGCGGGTGGGTCGAGCTGCTCCTGGTCTTCATCGCAGCCATCTGTCTCTATGCGATTCTCTTCGTGCGGCGACAACACATCGAGTATCGACCGGCGCACACATTCTCTGTGCAAGATCCCGCCTTCTTCAGCTCCGCGCACGCAGCGACCAACCCTGTTCCCATCGAAGGCAATCGCATCACGCTGCTGCATAATGGCAACGGGATCTTTCCCGTAATGCTGGAGGCCATTCGCGGTGCGAAGAAGACCGTCAACTTCGAGGCCTTTCTCTTTCACTCGGGCGAAATCGGGAACCAATTCATTGAGGCCCTCGTCGATCGTGCGAAGCATGGCGTCGAGGTTCGAGTTCTTCTCGATGGCATCGGTTCGGGCACGGACTTAAAGAACAGCGATGTGCAACGGCTCACCGATGGAGGCTGCAAATTCGCCTATTACCACCCGACCCGGGCGTTGCGCGTAGATCGGCTGAATCGTCGCACGCACCGCCGCGTTCTGGTCGTGGACGGCAAGGTCGCTTTCACCGGAGGCGCGGGTTTTGCTGACGAATGGAGGGGTGATGGCGCGAAACCGGAGAACTGGCGTGAAGTCCATGCCAAACTCGAAGGCCCCATGGTGGCGCAGCTGCAGAGTGCCTTCCAACAACACTGGCTGTCCGAGACGGGCGAGATGCTTTCCGGCGCGGGCCACTTCCCTCTCCTGGAAAAAGCCGGGGATCTCAAGACGCAGGTGACCACCTCGGACGAGTTCACCGTGGCCGCCCTGCCACTCATCCAGGCCGTGGCCATCGCGGCTGCGGAGAAGACCATCTACATCACCAACCCCTACTGCACCCCGACCGATGAGCAGGTGCATCTCCTCGGCGAGGCAGTGAAGCGCGGGGTGGATGTGAAGATGATTCTCCCCGGCAAGCACAACGACCAGCCCGCCACAAAAGCCGCCGGTCGCGGCAGCTACGGCAAACTGCTGGAAGCCGGCGTGAAGATCTATGAGTTCAAACCCACCATGATCCACTCCAAGACCATGGTGGTAGACGGCATGTTTGCCATGTTCGGCACCTCGAACTTGGATGCCCGCTCCTCCCTCATCAATGAGGAGATCGACGTGAGCGTCTATGACGCCAGCTTCGGCACGGAGATGGATCGTGTCTTCCGCGAAGACTTGAAGAACTGCCAGGAGTACAAGCTGGAGGACTTCAAGAAGCGGTCCCTGAAGGAGCGCGTCACGGAGTGGCTGGTGTATCCGTTTCACTCACAGTTGTGA
- the rplM gene encoding 50S ribosomal protein L13: MKTFSAKAQEVERKWWVIDAADQVVGRVAVNAANILRGKNKPIFTNHVDTGDNVIIVNAEKAVFTGKKETDKTYTSFSGYVGGHKSTNPERMRQKHPERILEKAIFGMIPHNRLGSAVLRKLHVYAGSSHPHEAQQPQAYKLV, translated from the coding sequence ATGAAAACCTTTTCTGCCAAGGCCCAAGAAGTGGAGCGCAAGTGGTGGGTCATTGATGCCGCTGACCAAGTGGTGGGCCGTGTGGCTGTGAACGCAGCGAACATCCTTCGCGGCAAGAACAAGCCCATCTTCACCAATCACGTGGACACCGGTGACAACGTCATCATTGTGAACGCAGAGAAGGCCGTTTTCACGGGCAAGAAAGAGACGGACAAGACCTACACCTCCTTCTCCGGTTACGTCGGCGGCCACAAGTCCACCAATCCCGAGCGCATGCGCCAGAAGCACCCCGAGCGCATCCTTGAGAAGGCCATCTTCGGCATGATCCCGCACAACCGTCTGGGCAGCGCCGTCCTTCGCAAGCTTCATGTGTACGCTGGCAGCAGCCACCCCCATGAGGCCCAGCAGCCCCAGGCTTACAAGCTGGTCTAA
- the rpsI gene encoding 30S ribosomal protein S9, with the protein MSITSFDAVGRRKTSIARVFLRPGSGTVTVNNRTLDEYFPTVTLQNQLLAPLHVTSNAQNFDVKVTATGGGVTGQVGAIRMGLARALCLANPENRPVLKANGMLTRDSRMKERKKAGQPGARKRFQFSKR; encoded by the coding sequence ATGAGCATCACTTCCTTCGACGCCGTCGGCCGACGCAAGACCTCGATTGCCCGCGTGTTCCTCCGCCCCGGCAGCGGCACCGTCACGGTGAACAACCGGACCTTGGATGAATATTTCCCCACCGTCACCCTGCAGAACCAGCTCCTGGCTCCCCTGCATGTGACCAGCAACGCCCAGAACTTCGACGTGAAGGTCACCGCGACTGGCGGCGGCGTCACCGGTCAGGTGGGTGCCATCCGCATGGGCCTCGCTCGCGCACTCTGCCTCGCCAACCCTGAGAACCGCCCGGTCCTCAAGGCAAACGGCATGCTGACCCGCGACTCCCGTATGAAGGAACGCAAAAAGGCTGGTCAGCCCGGTGCCCGCAAGCGCTTCCAGTTCTCCAAGCGCTAA